From one Novosphingobium sp. genomic stretch:
- a CDS encoding M15 family metallopeptidase, whose translation MTTALSGSVGLSGRNLRQDTIIVQTLLKRLGMQLGLIDGLCGPKTQSAIIRYQSGFMRNPDGLVEPQGMTWRHLTGQQNARPAARSAVSPPVAPLRTPVRAPAPVRAPAPVAQPAAQPTPAPNSTTSFLTEVPKPARNTINQGLTSPSNDMLLRKFGAPRENYSQQDQPITNPKLKAMMVRKSVGPFTAYGLGPAVESLSRVMADVQREMPELYSALGNAGMCVVRNQRGSSTRISNHSWGTAIDMQINHKTDPRGNNKVYYGLTLLAPYFNKHGWYWGAAFRTEDGMHFECSASLIASFPNP comes from the coding sequence CGGCAGGACACGATCATCGTCCAGACGCTGTTGAAGCGGCTGGGGATGCAACTGGGCCTGATCGATGGCCTGTGCGGCCCGAAAACCCAATCCGCGATCATCCGCTATCAGAGCGGTTTCATGCGCAACCCCGATGGGCTGGTCGAGCCTCAAGGGATGACGTGGCGGCATCTCACCGGCCAGCAGAACGCCAGGCCCGCCGCGCGCTCCGCTGTCAGCCCGCCGGTTGCGCCGTTGCGCACGCCGGTTCGGGCGCCTGCGCCGGTGCGTGCACCCGCGCCTGTCGCTCAGCCCGCTGCCCAGCCCACGCCCGCGCCCAACAGCACCACCTCCTTCCTGACCGAGGTGCCCAAGCCTGCGCGCAACACGATCAATCAGGGGCTGACCTCGCCCTCCAACGATATGTTGCTGCGCAAATTCGGCGCCCCGCGCGAGAATTACAGCCAGCAGGACCAGCCGATCACCAATCCGAAGCTGAAGGCCATGATGGTCAGAAAGTCGGTGGGGCCTTTCACGGCCTATGGCCTGGGCCCGGCTGTGGAGAGCCTGTCGCGTGTCATGGCCGATGTGCAGCGCGAGATGCCCGAACTGTACAGCGCGCTGGGCAATGCCGGCATGTGCGTGGTGCGCAACCAGCGCGGTTCCTCGACGCGCATATCGAACCACAGTTGGGGCACGGCCATCGATATGCAGATCAATCACAAGACCGATCCTCGCGGCAACAACAAGGTCTATTACGGCCTGACCCTGCTTGCCCCCTATTTCAACAAGCATGGCTGGTATTGGGGTGCAGCTTTCCGCACCGAGGATGGCATGCATTTCGAATGCAGCGCCTCGCTGATCGCCAGCTTTCCCAACCCGTGA